A window of Mycolicibacterium fluoranthenivorans contains these coding sequences:
- a CDS encoding helix-turn-helix domain-containing protein, translated as MKRAASRTNGTKFGRPRKVDDAEHIATVRRMKADGHTAKGIAKYLDVSRATLYRYLGDRAAI; from the coding sequence CTGAAGCGGGCGGCGTCTCGGACCAACGGCACCAAGTTCGGGCGGCCCCGGAAGGTCGACGACGCCGAACACATCGCTACCGTCAGGCGGATGAAGGCCGACGGACACACCGCCAAGGGCATCGCCAAGTACCTCGATGTCAGCCGGGCCACCCTTTACCGCTACCTTGGCGACCGTGCTGCCATATGA